In a genomic window of Bradyrhizobium ontarionense:
- a CDS encoding MAPEG family protein, which produces MLPITSIFVAIFAIALVVLSVPVSVLRAKVGVMVGEGADESLRRRIRAQGNFTEYVPLGVISLGLVEAHAAPAWMVIGIGTTLALGRLVHAIGMLGGSAPVRGFGMLLTYLALLVAAGRLAIDVVPL; this is translated from the coding sequence ATGCTTCCTATTACATCGATCTTTGTGGCGATCTTCGCCATCGCTCTCGTCGTTCTCTCGGTCCCAGTTTCTGTTCTGCGAGCGAAGGTGGGAGTCATGGTGGGTGAAGGCGCGGACGAGTCTCTGCGCCGCCGTATCCGGGCCCAAGGCAATTTTACCGAATACGTGCCGCTCGGGGTGATTTCTCTCGGTTTGGTGGAAGCGCATGCCGCTCCGGCCTGGATGGTAATCGGAATCGGGACAACCCTCGCTCTTGGGCGGCTGGTGCATGCGATCGGGATGCTTGGCGGATCTGCGCCGGTGCGCGGCTTCGGGATGCTCTTGACCTATCTGGCGCTGCTCGTTGCAGCCGGACGCCTCGCGATCGACGTGGTCCCCCTGTGA
- a CDS encoding DoxX family protein: protein MPAIYTYWISTALLSLLYLTSAYVYVAKGDWVRQVLAELGYPGYLVPFMIVVKVLGPAAILLRISTALSDLAYAGMFYHLLLSGLAYIGVRKPSGALPAVVGLVLLAASFITQNAARVGPSPYVQTMF, encoded by the coding sequence ATGCCTGCAATCTATACCTACTGGATCAGCACGGCGCTTCTGTCGCTGCTGTATCTGACTTCCGCCTATGTGTACGTCGCCAAAGGAGATTGGGTCCGGCAGGTTCTCGCCGAGTTGGGCTATCCGGGCTACCTCGTGCCGTTCATGATCGTCGTGAAAGTCTTGGGCCCGGCCGCAATCCTGCTGCGCATCAGCACGGCGCTCAGCGATCTCGCCTATGCAGGCATGTTCTATCACCTGCTGCTGTCCGGCTTGGCGTATATCGGCGTCCGAAAGCCCAGTGGCGCCCTGCCAGCCGTAGTTGGCCTCGTCCTGTTGGCCGCCTCGTTCATCACGCAGAACGCTGCCCGGGTAGGCCCATCACCCTATGTGCAGACGATGTTCTGA
- a CDS encoding winged helix-turn-helix transcriptional regulator, whose product MEKQTMAGKEANMHAEMRRAFALLSGKWKLEIMWLLDQRIYRFGELRKAIPGITQHVLTAQLRELEADGLVSRTVFAEVPLRVEYKITEKARGLGPTMKALTAWWTKYGKSVPAKPSGRGRKAKHG is encoded by the coding sequence ATGGAAAAGCAGACCATGGCCGGCAAGGAAGCCAACATGCACGCGGAGATGCGGCGCGCATTCGCGCTGCTCTCAGGCAAGTGGAAGCTGGAGATCATGTGGCTGCTGGACCAGCGGATCTACCGCTTCGGGGAGCTGCGGAAGGCAATTCCCGGCATCACCCAGCACGTGCTGACCGCGCAGCTTCGCGAACTTGAGGCAGACGGCCTGGTTTCGCGCACGGTGTTCGCGGAAGTGCCTCTTCGGGTTGAATACAAGATCACCGAAAAGGCACGAGGCCTTGGCCCTACAATGAAGGCCTTGACTGCCTGGTGGACCAAGTACGGGAAGAGCGTCCCGGCAAAGCCGAGCGGACGCGGCCGCAAGGCGAAGCACGGCTGA
- the hflX gene encoding GTPase HflX codes for MEPRDREGGIGLSRPDDIKTTGLVIVIGPYLRARRGDDGAQAGHSDMRDFEARIDEAAGLARAIELTVAESILAPIQQIRPATYLGKGKVDEIGGVIAGHGVELVVMDCALSPIQQRNLEKAWNTKVLDRTGLILEIFGRRAKTKEGSLQVELAHLNYQRSRLVRSWTHLERQRGGFGFMGGPGETQIEADRRLIGDRITRLENEIKKVQATRRLHRAGRQRVPYRVVALVGYTNAGKSTLFNRLTRADVQAADMLFATLDPTLRAIGLPHGGKAMLSDTVGFISNLPTQLVAAFRATLEEVLEADVILHVRDMSHEDAEAQQHDVELVLSQLGIDPEANDTIIEVWNKIDRLDEAARENLVNIASRRPPERPCLLVSAETGEGVAPLLQAIEDRLAAARTTLDLTIDAADGAGISWLHRNAEVLAKELHEGHYDMTVRVDATKRDIVVERYHGVPRVA; via the coding sequence TTGGAACCCCGCGATCGCGAAGGGGGCATCGGCCTTTCCAGGCCGGATGACATCAAGACGACAGGGCTGGTCATCGTGATCGGCCCTTACTTGCGGGCGCGCCGTGGTGACGACGGCGCGCAAGCTGGTCATTCCGACATGCGTGATTTCGAGGCGCGGATCGATGAGGCCGCGGGGCTAGCGCGCGCCATCGAGCTGACGGTGGCCGAATCGATCCTTGCACCGATCCAGCAGATTCGTCCCGCGACCTATCTCGGCAAGGGCAAGGTTGACGAGATCGGGGGCGTGATCGCAGGCCACGGGGTCGAGCTCGTCGTGATGGATTGCGCGCTGTCGCCGATCCAGCAGCGCAATCTCGAGAAGGCCTGGAATACCAAGGTGCTTGATCGCACCGGCCTGATCCTGGAGATCTTCGGCCGCCGCGCCAAGACCAAGGAAGGCTCGCTGCAGGTCGAGCTCGCGCATCTCAACTATCAGCGCAGCCGCCTGGTGCGCTCCTGGACCCATCTCGAACGCCAGCGTGGCGGCTTCGGCTTCATGGGCGGCCCGGGCGAAACCCAGATCGAGGCCGACCGCCGGCTGATCGGCGACCGCATCACCCGGCTCGAGAACGAGATCAAGAAGGTCCAGGCGACGCGGCGGCTGCACCGCGCCGGCCGCCAGCGCGTGCCGTATCGGGTGGTGGCGCTGGTCGGCTACACCAATGCGGGCAAGTCGACGCTGTTCAACCGCCTGACCCGCGCCGACGTGCAGGCGGCCGACATGCTGTTCGCGACGCTCGACCCCACCTTGCGTGCGATCGGCCTGCCGCATGGTGGCAAGGCGATGCTGTCCGACACCGTCGGCTTCATCTCCAACCTGCCGACGCAGCTCGTCGCCGCCTTCCGCGCCACGCTGGAGGAGGTGCTCGAGGCCGACGTGATCCTGCACGTGCGCGACATGTCGCATGAGGATGCCGAGGCGCAACAGCACGACGTCGAGCTGGTGCTGAGCCAGCTCGGCATCGATCCGGAGGCCAACGACACCATCATCGAGGTCTGGAACAAGATCGACCGGCTGGACGAGGCGGCGCGCGAGAACCTCGTCAACATCGCAAGCCGGCGGCCGCCGGAGCGGCCATGCCTGCTCGTGTCGGCCGAGACCGGGGAGGGCGTCGCGCCGCTGCTGCAGGCGATCGAGGACCGGCTCGCCGCGGCGCGGACGACGCTCGATCTCACCATCGACGCCGCCGACGGCGCCGGCATCAGCTGGCTGCACCGCAACGCCGAGGTCCTCGCCAAGGAGCTGCACGAAGGTCATTACGACATGACCGTCCGCGTCGACGCGACGAAACGCGACATCGTGGTCGAGCGCTATCACGGCGTGCCGCGGGTGGCGTGA
- the hfq gene encoding RNA chaperone Hfq, whose product MAADRAQNLQDTFLNHVRKTKTPLTIFLVNGVKLQGIVTWFDNFCLLLRRDGHSQLVYKHAISTIMPGAPIQLFEGGEDASA is encoded by the coding sequence ATGGCGGCAGACCGCGCACAAAACCTACAAGACACTTTTCTCAACCATGTCCGCAAAACCAAGACGCCGCTCACGATCTTTCTGGTCAATGGCGTGAAATTGCAGGGGATTGTCACATGGTTCGACAATTTCTGCCTGCTGCTCCGGCGCGACGGTCACTCGCAGCTCGTCTACAAGCATGCGATCTCCACCATCATGCCGGGCGCCCCGATCCAGCTGTTCGAGGGTGGCGAGGACGCCTCTGCGTGA
- a CDS encoding sigma-54-dependent transcriptional regulator, giving the protein MASDILIVDDEADIRELVAGILDDEGFTTRTARDSDSALAEIAGRRPNLVFLDIWLQGSKLDGLQLLEQIKKDHPDLPVVMISGHGNIETAVAAIKRGAYDFIEKPFKSDRLILVATRALENSRLKREVRELKQLAPTASSMTGRSPSMNQLRQTIERAAKANSRILIVGPPGSGKELAARTLHTQSPRAEGPFVVINAAAITPERMEEELFGVEQSNGEHARKTGALEEAHGGTLFVDEIADMPRETQNKILRVLVDQTFQRSGGTTKVHVDVRIISSTARNLEEEISAGRFREDLYHRLSVVPIRVPPLSERREDIPELIDYFMEQISATTGLPKRQIGQDAMAVLQSHVWPGNVRQLRNNVERVMILAAGGPEVIITADMLPPDVGSMVPAMPTSNNGEHIMGLPLREAREVFERDYLIAQISRFSGNISRTAEFVGMERSALHRKLKALGVG; this is encoded by the coding sequence ATGGCGAGTGATATTCTGATTGTCGACGATGAAGCCGATATCCGGGAGCTGGTAGCCGGCATCCTGGATGACGAGGGCTTCACGACGCGAACCGCTCGCGACAGCGATTCGGCACTGGCCGAGATCGCGGGCCGCCGACCGAACCTGGTATTCCTCGACATCTGGCTTCAGGGCTCAAAGCTCGACGGCCTGCAGCTCCTGGAACAGATCAAGAAGGATCACCCGGATCTGCCGGTCGTCATGATCTCGGGCCACGGCAACATCGAGACCGCGGTCGCCGCGATCAAGCGCGGTGCCTATGACTTCATCGAAAAGCCGTTCAAGTCCGACCGCCTGATCCTGGTCGCGACGCGCGCGCTGGAGAATTCGCGGCTGAAGCGCGAGGTGCGCGAGCTCAAGCAGCTCGCGCCGACCGCGAGCAGCATGACCGGTCGCTCGCCGTCGATGAATCAGCTGCGCCAGACCATCGAGCGCGCCGCCAAGGCCAACAGCCGCATCCTGATCGTCGGTCCTCCCGGCTCCGGCAAGGAGCTTGCCGCCCGCACGCTGCATACCCAGTCGCCCCGCGCCGAAGGTCCATTCGTCGTCATCAACGCGGCCGCGATCACGCCGGAGCGGATGGAGGAGGAGCTGTTCGGCGTCGAGCAGTCCAACGGCGAGCATGCCCGCAAGACCGGTGCGCTCGAAGAGGCGCATGGCGGCACGCTGTTCGTCGACGAGATCGCGGACATGCCGCGCGAGACGCAGAACAAGATCCTGCGGGTCCTGGTCGACCAGACGTTTCAGCGTTCGGGCGGGACCACCAAAGTGCACGTCGATGTACGCATCATCTCCTCCACGGCACGGAACCTGGAGGAGGAGATCTCGGCCGGCCGCTTCCGCGAGGATCTCTATCACCGCCTCTCGGTGGTTCCGATCCGTGTCCCGCCGCTCTCGGAGCGGCGCGAGGACATTCCCGAACTGATCGACTACTTCATGGAGCAGATTTCGGCGACGACCGGCTTGCCGAAACGGCAGATCGGCCAGGATGCGATGGCCGTGCTGCAGTCCCATGTCTGGCCGGGCAACGTCCGCCAGCTCCGCAACAACGTCGAACGCGTGATGATCCTGGCCGCCGGCGGGCCGGAGGTGATCATCACGGCCGACATGCTGCCGCCGGACGTGGGATCGATGGTTCCGGCGATGCCGACGAGCAACAATGGCGAGCACATCATGGGCCTGCCGTTGCGTGAGGCCCGCGAGGTGTTCGAGCGCGACTATCTGATCGCCCAGATCAGCCGCTTTTCCGGCAACATTTCGCGCACGGCGGAGTTCGTCGGCATGGAGCGATCGGCCCTGCATCGCAAGCTAAAGGCGCTCGGGGTCGGCTGA
- a CDS encoding sensor histidine kinase NtrY-like: MTSAETSATPFDSSTAEARRWTWRTWLAPAAVALALLSAFLTFIVLVGLSPIEPTPEVVSTFLLIDAGTILILVGIIIREVWQMVQARRRGRAAARLHVQIVSLFSVIAVLPAVLVSLVANVTIDRGLDRLFSGPAKEAIQNSLTVARAYTYEHAQLIRGDILGMANDVAHARPLYDQDRGTFRELLTASAASRNLPGAMLIDKDRTVLETAETGIQQTFQTPPADFLSNVNETEPQIAVFPDANYVAAVIRLRAFNDTFLYVARLLDPRVIAQLKQTETSVAEYAQVEARRFGIQVAFALMFAVIALTILMASVLIGLNFANWLVSPIRQLMNAAHTVATGDLNVQVPVHRSEGDLAQLGQTFNKMTQELRTQRDELVSASELIDSRRRFIEAVLSSASAGIIGVDASGSVAILNRSAEKLIGHAESETLDHPLSDVLPELDDMMKTAREGKQRLVQGQVTVQRDGNERNLSVRVTAEQTNQARDSYIITLDDITELVSAQRTSAWGDVARRIAHEIKNPLTPIQLSAERIRRKFGKVITEDKAIFEQCTETIVRQVDDIRRMVDEFSRFARMPKPVMEGEDVADAVRQAVFLMKVAHPEIDIETELRQDPLRAQFDRRLISQALTNIIKNATEAIEVVPPEELGKGRIDVVASREGDDVLIDVIDNGIGLPKVARQRLLEPYVTTRAKGTGLGLAIVGRVLEDHGGKLELKDASDFRAGQRGAWMRLRFAVSGQAAKPGKEPATATDNVQKTEASGETASTVQTTNDQPKVQAATGS; encoded by the coding sequence ATGACCAGCGCAGAGACCTCGGCCACACCTTTCGATTCGTCCACCGCCGAGGCCCGGCGCTGGACCTGGCGTACCTGGCTGGCGCCGGCGGCGGTGGCGCTCGCGTTGCTGTCGGCTTTCCTGACCTTCATCGTCCTGGTGGGCTTAAGCCCGATCGAGCCGACGCCTGAGGTCGTCAGCACCTTCCTCCTGATCGACGCCGGAACGATCCTGATCCTGGTCGGGATCATCATCCGCGAGGTCTGGCAGATGGTCCAGGCGCGGCGGCGGGGCCGGGCGGCGGCGCGCCTGCACGTCCAGATCGTCAGCCTGTTCTCGGTGATCGCGGTGCTGCCGGCGGTGCTGGTGTCGCTGGTGGCCAACGTCACCATCGACCGCGGCCTCGACCGGCTGTTCTCCGGCCCGGCCAAAGAGGCGATCCAGAACTCGCTGACGGTCGCGCGCGCCTACACCTACGAGCACGCGCAGCTGATCCGCGGCGACATCTTGGGCATGGCCAACGACGTCGCCCATGCGCGGCCGCTCTACGACCAGGACCGCGGCACCTTCCGAGAGCTGCTGACCGCCAGCGCCGCGTCGCGCAACCTGCCCGGCGCGATGCTGATCGACAAGGATCGCACCGTCCTGGAGACGGCCGAGACCGGCATCCAGCAGACGTTCCAGACGCCGCCGGCCGATTTCCTCAGCAACGTCAACGAGACCGAGCCGCAGATCGCGGTGTTCCCCGACGCCAACTACGTTGCGGCGGTGATTCGCCTGCGCGCCTTCAACGACACCTTCCTCTACGTCGCCCGGCTGCTCGATCCCCGCGTGATCGCGCAGCTCAAGCAGACCGAAACCTCGGTCGCCGAATACGCCCAGGTGGAGGCGCGCCGCTTCGGCATCCAGGTCGCCTTCGCACTGATGTTCGCGGTGATCGCGCTGACCATCCTGATGGCGTCGGTGCTGATCGGATTGAACTTCGCCAACTGGCTGGTGTCGCCGATCCGCCAGCTGATGAACGCCGCACACACGGTGGCGACCGGCGACCTCAACGTCCAGGTTCCCGTGCACAGATCGGAAGGCGACCTCGCCCAGCTCGGCCAGACCTTCAACAAGATGACGCAGGAGCTGCGCACGCAGCGCGACGAGCTGGTCAGTGCGAGCGAACTGATCGACAGCAGGCGCCGCTTCATCGAGGCGGTGCTGTCGTCGGCATCCGCCGGCATCATCGGCGTCGATGCCTCCGGAAGCGTCGCCATCCTCAACCGTTCGGCCGAGAAGCTGATCGGGCATGCCGAATCCGAGACGCTCGATCATCCGCTGTCCGACGTGCTGCCCGAGCTCGACGACATGATGAAGACGGCGCGCGAAGGCAAGCAGCGTCTGGTGCAGGGACAGGTCACGGTCCAGCGCGACGGCAATGAGCGCAACCTCTCGGTCCGTGTCACCGCCGAGCAGACCAACCAGGCGCGCGACAGCTACATCATCACGCTCGACGACATCACTGAGCTCGTCTCAGCGCAGCGCACATCGGCCTGGGGCGACGTCGCACGCCGCATCGCGCACGAGATCAAGAATCCGCTGACGCCAATTCAGCTGTCCGCAGAGCGCATTCGCCGCAAATTCGGCAAGGTCATCACCGAGGACAAGGCCATATTTGAGCAATGTACCGAGACGATCGTGCGGCAGGTCGACGACATCAGGCGAATGGTCGACGAGTTCTCGCGCTTCGCGCGGATGCCGAAGCCCGTGATGGAAGGCGAGGACGTCGCCGATGCAGTGCGGCAGGCTGTGTTCCTGATGAAGGTCGCGCATCCCGAGATCGACATCGAGACCGAGCTCAGGCAGGACCCGCTGCGCGCGCAGTTCGACCGCCGGCTGATCTCGCAGGCGCTGACCAACATCATCAAGAACGCCACCGAGGCGATCGAGGTGGTGCCGCCGGAGGAGCTTGGCAAGGGACGCATCGACGTCGTGGCCTCGCGCGAAGGCGACGACGTGCTGATCGACGTGATCGACAACGGCATCGGCCTGCCCAAGGTGGCGCGGCAGCGGCTGCTCGAGCCTTATGTCACCACGCGCGCCAAGGGCACGGGCCTCGGGCTCGCGATCGTCGGCCGCGTGCTGGAAGACCATGGCGGCAAGCTGGAGCTGAAGGACGCTTCCGATTTCCGCGCCGGCCAGCGCGGCGCCTGGATGCGGCTGCGCTTTGCCGTGTCCGGCCAGGCGGCAAAGCCCGGCAAGGAGCCGGCGACCGCTACGGACAATGTGCAGAAGACCGAGGCGAGCGGGGAAACCGCGAGCACGGTTCAAACGACCAATGACCAACCAAAAGTCCAAGCCGCAACAGGCAGCTGA
- a CDS encoding IclR family transcriptional regulator codes for MAKTSSKPRKTVKPEKSPGLKGVSAVDRALSVLTAFQRGDGEVSLAELTKRTGLVKTTVMRMALSLESFGLIRRVDDGGYRLDAEVMRLAACYQHAFGLGDHVTPVLEQLARSTGETASFYTRRGDQRLCLFRVESANQIRMHVQPGDLRPMDKSAIAQVLRHFDRGRAAAAIDVPIFTSGVTDPHAAALATPVFGPSGALLGALALSGPVTRLTAARADEIRPQLRNAGVDLTKACGG; via the coding sequence GTGGCGAAGACATCGAGCAAACCCCGGAAGACCGTCAAGCCGGAGAAGTCGCCGGGACTGAAGGGCGTATCCGCCGTCGATCGCGCGCTGAGCGTCCTGACGGCGTTTCAGCGCGGCGACGGAGAGGTCAGTCTTGCCGAACTGACCAAGCGCACCGGCCTCGTCAAGACGACGGTCATGCGCATGGCGCTTTCATTGGAAAGCTTCGGCCTGATCCGACGGGTGGACGATGGCGGCTACCGGCTCGACGCGGAGGTGATGCGCCTTGCCGCCTGCTACCAGCATGCGTTCGGTCTTGGCGATCACGTTACGCCCGTGCTGGAGCAGCTGGCGCGCTCGACCGGCGAAACCGCGTCATTCTACACGCGTCGCGGCGACCAACGCCTCTGCCTGTTTCGCGTCGAGAGCGCCAATCAGATTCGCATGCATGTCCAGCCCGGTGACCTGCGCCCGATGGACAAATCGGCCATCGCCCAGGTGCTGCGACACTTCGATCGTGGTCGCGCAGCGGCGGCGATCGACGTGCCGATCTTCACCAGCGGCGTCACGGACCCCCACGCCGCGGCGCTCGCGACGCCGGTGTTCGGGCCCAGCGGCGCGTTGCTCGGCGCTCTCGCGCTGTCCGGTCCGGTCACCCGGTTGACGGCGGCGCGGGCCGACGAAATCCGTCCACAGTTGAGGAATGCGGGTGTCGATTTGACGAAGGCATGCGGTGGCTAG
- a CDS encoding RraA family protein, with amino-acid sequence MTVGFRIYPNPQQKASPDLVERYRKLPVANVSDSMSRMNAAGARLRPMHGSGVLAGPAITVKSRPGDNLMLHKALDMAEPGDVVVVDAGGDLTNALIGELMIAHAVRRGLGGVVINGAIRDAASVRAGKFPIFAVGVTHRGPYKDGPGEINVQIAIDGMVINPGDLILGDDDGLVCIPLVDAEAVYAATKKKHDAETAQLEAIAAGRNDRTWVDEELKKRGVEYMG; translated from the coding sequence ATGACCGTCGGTTTCCGCATCTATCCAAACCCGCAGCAGAAGGCCTCGCCCGATCTTGTCGAGCGCTATCGCAAGCTGCCGGTCGCCAATGTGAGCGACAGCATGTCGCGAATGAATGCTGCAGGTGCGCGCCTGCGTCCGATGCACGGCAGCGGCGTTCTCGCCGGTCCTGCGATCACGGTGAAGTCGCGTCCCGGCGACAATCTGATGCTGCACAAGGCGCTGGACATGGCGGAGCCCGGCGACGTGGTCGTCGTCGATGCCGGTGGGGATCTCACCAACGCCCTGATCGGAGAACTGATGATCGCGCATGCGGTGCGCCGCGGCCTTGGCGGCGTGGTCATCAACGGCGCGATCCGGGACGCGGCCTCGGTCCGTGCCGGCAAATTCCCGATCTTCGCTGTCGGCGTCACCCATCGCGGTCCGTACAAGGACGGTCCCGGCGAGATCAACGTTCAAATCGCGATCGATGGCATGGTCATCAACCCCGGCGATCTCATTCTCGGCGACGACGACGGGCTCGTATGCATTCCGCTGGTCGACGCAGAGGCCGTCTACGCCGCGACCAAGAAGAAGCACGACGCTGAGACCGCACAGCTGGAAGCCATCGCCGCGGGGCGCAATGACCGCACCTGGGTCGATGAGGAGCTGAAAAAGCGCGGCGTCGAATATATGGGCTGA
- a CDS encoding hydroxyacid dehydrogenase: MRYKILITGPALTREATEAAARRGATLVDHPHYVSSEELADVAAVQQPDAIIVRQGRIDDQVIGASAKLKVIAKHGVGYDNIDIDAADRRGIPVFVARGANSQSVAELAFALMFAVAREIPHLDARVKSGHWDKATTKGAQLFGRGLGVIGFGEIGRILVGLVQPLRMQVRVFDPYMPADIGIEGAERVGSLDEILASSDVISLHCPLTPQTRNMIGRDQIARMRRDGILINTARGGLIDETALFEALRDGVIAGAGLDSFAEEPARPDLPLLTLPNVVVTPHAGASTQAARDAMGVIAVNHVMDVLEGKTVDIRAMVNKKQLRVA; encoded by the coding sequence ATGCGCTACAAGATCTTGATCACCGGCCCCGCTCTGACTCGCGAAGCGACCGAAGCCGCCGCCCGGCGCGGCGCAACGCTCGTGGACCACCCTCACTACGTGAGCTCCGAGGAATTGGCCGACGTCGCAGCCGTTCAACAACCCGATGCGATCATCGTGCGTCAGGGCAGGATCGACGATCAGGTGATCGGCGCGTCGGCGAAGCTCAAGGTGATCGCCAAACACGGCGTCGGCTACGACAATATCGACATCGACGCGGCCGACCGCCGCGGAATTCCCGTTTTCGTCGCGCGCGGCGCCAATTCGCAATCGGTCGCCGAACTCGCCTTCGCCTTGATGTTCGCAGTCGCGCGCGAAATTCCGCATCTCGACGCGCGGGTGAAGTCCGGGCATTGGGACAAGGCGACGACCAAGGGCGCGCAACTCTTCGGCCGCGGCCTCGGCGTGATCGGGTTCGGCGAGATCGGCCGGATCCTGGTCGGCCTGGTTCAGCCGCTGCGCATGCAGGTGCGCGTCTTTGATCCATACATGCCGGCAGACATCGGCATCGAAGGTGCGGAGCGCGTCGGCAGCCTCGACGAGATCCTGGCGTCGAGCGACGTGATCAGCCTGCACTGCCCGTTGACGCCGCAGACGCGCAACATGATCGGCCGCGATCAGATCGCCCGCATGCGTCGCGACGGCATCCTGATCAACACCGCTCGCGGCGGTCTCATCGACGAGACCGCGCTGTTCGAGGCGCTGCGCGACGGTGTCATCGCCGGCGCCGGCCTGGATTCCTTCGCAGAGGAGCCGGCACGACCCGATCTTCCGCTGCTGACATTGCCGAACGTGGTCGTCACGCCGCACGCCGGCGCCAGCACTCAGGCCGCCCGCGATGCCATGGGCGTCATCGCCGTCAATCACGTCATGGATGTCCTGGAAGGCAAGACCGTCGACATTCGTGCGATGGTCAACAAGAAGCAACTGCGCGTCGCCTGA
- a CDS encoding MFS transporter — MAEAMTAPSALEQTTMRRVTWRIMPFIMICYLFAILDRGNVGMASLQMVQDLGMSKSAFGFGASLFFFSYFLMEVPSNLALQRFGARRWIARIMITWGIISAGMAFVQGQNSFYVMRFVLGAAEAGFFPGVLLYLTYWLPANYRGRLIALFGISIPAATFIGSPLGGLLLSLDGMLGLRGWQWLFIVEGVPSVLLGLVCLFILTDRPEQARWLRDDERAWLCAELERETASRPATTGQTGWGSFVHLLRNPYVWAMALACSGASAAGSVLGVWQPQFLKSFGLTNLETGLINSIPYGVACILMVLWGRHSDKTKERRWHTALTLLLISCGFLGVFVIHSLLGTVILLSLVLVGAYAFKGPFWALTSGWLGAGSVAAGLAMINAVSNLIGGGLMVNIYGSVLEATGNYGLALLPIAIVTIVGASLILLISRPRRAETLSTVVAKGA, encoded by the coding sequence ATGGCAGAAGCCATGACGGCGCCGAGCGCGCTCGAGCAGACGACCATGCGCCGGGTAACCTGGCGCATCATGCCGTTCATAATGATCTGCTATCTGTTCGCGATCCTCGATCGCGGCAATGTCGGCATGGCATCCTTGCAGATGGTCCAGGATCTCGGGATGTCGAAATCGGCATTCGGCTTCGGCGCCAGCCTGTTCTTCTTCTCCTACTTCCTGATGGAAGTGCCGAGCAATCTCGCTCTGCAGCGCTTCGGCGCACGGCGCTGGATCGCCCGTATCATGATCACATGGGGCATCATCTCGGCCGGCATGGCGTTCGTGCAGGGCCAGAATTCGTTCTACGTGATGCGCTTCGTTCTCGGCGCAGCGGAGGCCGGCTTCTTTCCGGGCGTGCTGCTCTACCTCACCTATTGGCTGCCGGCCAACTATCGCGGTCGCCTGATCGCCCTGTTCGGCATTTCGATTCCCGCCGCGACCTTCATCGGCTCTCCGCTCGGCGGCCTGCTGCTGAGTCTCGACGGCATGCTGGGTCTGCGCGGCTGGCAATGGCTCTTCATCGTCGAAGGCGTTCCCTCGGTGCTGCTGGGTCTGGTCTGTCTGTTCATCCTGACCGACAGGCCGGAACAGGCGCGCTGGCTGCGTGATGACGAGCGGGCGTGGCTGTGTGCCGAGCTCGAACGGGAGACGGCGAGCCGCCCGGCGACAACAGGACAAACCGGATGGGGCTCCTTCGTACACTTGTTACGCAATCCCTATGTCTGGGCGATGGCGCTTGCCTGTTCCGGCGCTTCGGCGGCTGGATCCGTGCTGGGGGTCTGGCAGCCCCAATTCCTGAAATCATTCGGGCTCACCAACCTCGAGACCGGATTGATCAACTCGATCCCCTACGGAGTTGCCTGCATCCTGATGGTGCTGTGGGGCCGTCACTCCGACAAGACCAAGGAAAGGCGCTGGCATACGGCGCTGACGCTGCTGTTGATCTCGTGCGGGTTCCTTGGCGTTTTCGTCATTCATTCCCTCCTGGGAACGGTCATTCTGCTCAGCCTCGTGCTCGTCGGCGCCTACGCATTCAAGGGTCCGTTCTGGGCGCTGACGTCGGGCTGGCTCGGTGCCGGATCGGTGGCGGCGGGCCTGGCCATGATCAATGCCGTGTCGAACCTGATCGGCGGCGGCCTGATGGTGAACATCTACGGCAGCGTCCTCGAAGCCACGGGCAACTATGGATTGGCGCTGCTGCCGATCGCGATCGTGACGATCGTCGGTGCCTCGCTGATCCTCCTCATCAGCCGACCGCGGCGTGCGGAGACCTTGAGCACCGTCGTCGCCAAGGGGGCATGA